The genomic segment cctccctcccctccccaacttGGTGTCTCCCTCTCCAGGGTCACGAGACGAGCGCCTTGCTGATCCTGGAGAAAATCCACGACCGGAACCTTGTCAACTGCACCAACGCTGCTCTGCAGACGTACGtatccaacaccacccaccggCTGTTGTAGGGTGTTGACTGGAGAGCCCCTGAGAGACCCTCagtctctcatccctctctctcccccaggccCCTGCACGTCGCGGCCAAGAGCGGCCTGACCGTGGTTGTCCAGGAGCTGCTGGGGAAGGGGGCGAGTATCCAGGCCGTGGATGAGAACGGTAAGCCCTGGGGGTCACTGTTCCTCTGTCTCGCTACCAGCGTGACTCGTGGGGTAGGAGGAGGGGATCACTGCTCTCTGGACCGGAGCAGGACATTAAGTTAGAGATACGTGGTACCGATGTCCTGCTCTTCAAGAAATGTTTTCCCTTTATATGAAGAAGTATGATATGATAACATTTATATCACACTTAAATTTCGTATTTGCTCTCCGAAGAGCCTTACAATTGAGAATCAAGCATATGATTACAAAGTGCTGCACAGCTAACTTGCATGCAGAGCACCTATAGGCATCCGAAAGATACGTTTTGTTGTCCAATTATATATTACTGCATAATAGTAAAAGTAGATATTTGAGCTTTAATGATCTCTGCCATGGGGCGCCCCGTTGGCGCACCGGGTTGCAGCGCGTACCATCTAGGCACAGTCCTCAACGCAGCAACCCGGTTTGAAtcctgcatgtcctcccctctatcgcCCATACCTGCCACTCAGTCCCTCTCTATACtaaagcattaaaaaaatatataagataTCTGCCATAACAaatcctcccccccacacatacacacacacgcgcgtgtgaGTTGTAGGTTACACCCCGGCGCTGGCGTGCGCCCCCAACCGGGACGTGGCCGACTGCCTGGCGCTCATCCTCAGCTCCATGatgccctcctcccccatggTCACCATAGCGACTCTGCCCACCACGCCCCGGGCCCGGACGGCCGTCAATCaccaccactcctcctcctcgaagCACACCGACAAGGGCGTGGTGCATGCCCCGCCCTCTCTGCGCTCCGGCCACGGCCCCCATCGCAGGCGGGACCGCCCGTGCTCCGCGGCCTCGGCGGACGAGGAGCTCAACGACTCGGACTCAGAGACATACTGAAGAGGCCCCGCCCACTGCTCCCCTTTAACCCCAGACCAATGCCCGGTTAATGTGTCTCAGAGACGCTGCTATTGGCCGCTGCCCCTGATTGACTGACAGGCCAGCCAACCACTCAGGAGATCGGGAAAGAGGGAAAATGAaagtattgatgttgaatgaaatggaatataaatagtatacagtacatttgaaTTTTAGCCTTTCCCTGTCCACTGCCCGGGGTGTGGGACGCCTCTGGACTGCAACTTTGGATTTTTTGGTCTTGGTCTGTACTGTTGTGTaatgaagaggtgtgtgtgtgtgtgtgtgggtgtgggtgtgggcgtgtgtgcctgtgtgtgtgtgtgcgtgtttgtgtatgcatgtgtgcctgcgtgtgtgtgtgtctgcgtgtgtgtgtctgcatgtgtgtgtgtgtgtgtgtgtgtgtgtgtgtgtgtgtgtgtgtgtgtgtgtaaattatCTGTGTCAGAGATAGAAAAGATCCATGGACTTTCCGAAAAACATTTCCACAGAGGACAGATTTGTCCTTGTTGTAAATGTTTTTAAAGGCGTTTGacgtaataaaaaaaagatatgttTTGAAAAGATACAGAAGATGTTGTTTCTTGGGGAGTGGATGGTAAAGGGCAAGAAGCAGACTCCACTAAAGCATGAGTTGTGTTGTTCAAGGCGCGTTCATGATCCTGGTAATGCCTCGTCAGTGACACTTACGCGCgttcccgacagcgaccgttcATGAGCACTGCGTTCGGAATCTTAACTATTCGTCACCAACTGGGCATCTCTATCAAATCTGGCCCCAGTTGCTAAACAGAAGTAGAATCATTAGAAGGTCAGGAGGTGTCGTTCACAAGAACTCTCTGACGTAGCGAAAATGTTTTCCCAATAATTCCCAGCGATCTGAACGAGCCATCATTCACTGGAAGTGCCGCTGAAGTCATCAAAGGGTCAAAGGTCGCAGCAAAGTCTTGAGATTTGTCAAAATTTAATTatcgatttatatatatattttatacatgAACCCTTTTATTCAGTCAAGACTATcccttaaattaaattaatttcaaTACAAATTGATAAATTGTGTAAATTGTGTAAACGTTTGCATTGCAAAAATGCAAACACCTCAGACCCGGTCCAGGTGATACATGCGTCCATAGAGACAGGCGGTGACCAGGCCTGCGGCCATGTTGGAGTGCGCCATGGTAACGGTGCCGGTGGGCTTTATGTCAAGGTGTCGGGGCTGCTCCAGCTTCACGCCGCTGACCACCAGCGACGGGTAGACGTGCGGCGTCTCAAACCTCCCGCTCAACACGAAGTCCATCTTAGACTCGGCCTCCACCACTTCCTGTCCGCAGGACGTTGCCTTTTGGCCGGCACATCGGACCAATGCACAAACCTTGAATTTGAGACAAGTAAAGACATGTTACAATTTTACTTAGTATTTTCGGAAAATAACCTGAGTGATTTACCCGGAACCTTCAAGCAGTGAGTCAAACACCCCGACCGTTAAGACTGACCTGCCCTCTGTATTCAAGGTTTTTGGTCGTACCTGCAGGGCGTAGCGGCCATTGACTGTGTGCGTGCCAGCAAACGCCCCGAGCGCGTAGAGCTCACCGCCCCCTGGCTGTGACCTCCGGTACTGCAGGTAGCAGCAGAGGGTGCCCTGGCAGACCCTCAGCTGTCCCTTCACCGCCGGGAGCCGGGCGAACGTGAAGAGGTCATACATCATGGAGGAATgaaaggtgggggaggaggaggtaacggggcgaggagagggagatggggttgAAGCCATGGAATCCAAACAGTTGTTCTCCTCCTGCTTGCAGTGTCTGGActccaccacagaccaaaaGGACCCATCTCCACCgacgtcctccacctctcccccagcagcctcctcctccgctcccgACCACAGGGGATCCAACACAGGCACCCGGGCCACCAGGAGCCGGCCTTCCTCGGGCTGGCCCTGGAACGAGTGGTGGTGGGCGAGGGCGGAGGCCGGGGTGAAGATGCCGCTTCCTGTCATGCCCAGCACATCACTGCGGACGTTGGCCGCCAGCACCGTGACGCCGGCGCCCAGGCTGAAGGCTCGCTGGAACTGGGCGGCGGCGAGCAGGGGCAGCTGGTTCATCCAGGCGGTGGGGTAGACCAGCTGGCGCACGCccttggaggggagggagggttgatGGGGAGGAGATTAGGGAGTTTGGGAGTTGGTTCGAAGGACATACATGCTTGTCGTGTGTCTTCCTTTACCCTCTCCACCAGCCCCACCGCGGGCTCGCGAAACATCAGATCGAAGCAAGTGAGGACGCCGAACCGCCCGGCGAAGGGTGTGTCGAAGGTGATCAATTCTGGGCTCGGGGGCACGTCAAAGgccttttcaaaataaaggttcTGCTTGTGGTAGCGTGCCACCAGCTGGCCGTCAGAACTGTTGTCATACGAGcaaataaagaaatcaacagaataaaataaaagtctgACTGTTAACACGCAATTTCCCCGTATCAGCGAATCCAACGACAGGAGAAGTTGAACCAACAACGGCACCTGAAAACTACGTCTGTGTTGAACTGCCAGCGGCCATCgggggggcaggtggggggGTCCGTGCTTGCGGGGCAGGGCTGCAGGCTGGCCATGTTGGCCACCAGGTAGAGGCTGTAGCAACGGGCCATACAGCTCAACCGCTGGAGCACCTGAAACACAGAGCCATTCTTTACGATTTGATCCGAAGTAAGATCCAAAGGCAAATTTTTAAATGAAGATAACGTGATTGGTACGTCAGTGTTGTTGTATCTTCCCGGCTGGGTACAGGGGTTCCAGCTCTCAAGTCGGGGGTCAGGGACGGTCTCTAGGTAGCTGGATATGGAGGAGCGGCTGAAGTTGAAACCATGAATGCCGTCCTCTGGAAACACCAGGATCTGGACACCCTGAAGAAATTGAAAAATACATTCTTTGTATTCTGCTACGTTCAGTAAGTTTTATGTACATTAGCTGGGGGTATGGTTTAATGTTTTGGTAGCAGGGGTTGTCTTGTCTATTTTAAAACCAAGTCATATCTGTTTGTAagattgtatgtatttattgtgtTATAACCAGCTTTTTGCCTGTTATTTTTGTCTTGATGTGTTCTCACTTTCATTGGAAGTTttcttatttttgtgtttgttttatgtgtggaaCCCAGGAAGACTAGTTGACTAGTGTTCAtgaataataaaagaaaaaaaaaatattccccaAACAGTCGTCAAGAAAATTGTACATTTACGGACACTTTATTTCCAAGAGAAGCAATCATTACTTCGGTTAGGGTTTGTAAAAAATGTCTTTACTTGTTGAGATGCCCGCCTGGCCTGCTCCTCGAAGACGTCCAGGTTGGTCCTCATGTGTCTTAGCGCAGCGGCCCGCGTCCGGGCCAGGTGCGGCTCAGGGGTCAACACAACCCGGTGTTCATACACCGCCGCTATGTATGAAGATCTACCCAGTCTCTCTACTTCATCGGGATTCAGACCAAACGACGACGGAAAGACACAAATCAGAAAACAAAGAGTTATCGAGAAACCTCTGATATCCATAGTTAACGCTGTAAGAGTCTCCATATGTAACTGTCCAACCGGTTACTCGTCCGCAATTGGAGGGATTGTGAGTGGAACATAATTTGACGAGTTGTGCAGAGTAGACCAGCCGATAGTGCACTTTAGACCGTAATTAACGAAACGCCCCCTTTACAGTGAGCTATCCGAGCACCACCGACGTAAAGGGTATCATTTCACAATATAGTTTATGCGTTTCTTGTTGTCTTGCTGAGATCCGAGACACACAAAGTCTGCCATTGAAACGTTACATTTCaagtaaaatacattttcctCCCAATAATGGAGCCCAATGTGATGCATACGGAATTGCATCTTAACCAAAGCATAATACATGGAATCTTATTTTGAAAGAGGCCGACTGGAAGTTTAAAAAACATAACCCGGAACTGTTGTCTGAAAGGTGATCTGTAAACAATCCTCACACCCATGCCCTACAGAACACGATTTCATTATTTTGTAACTAATATCTCGACTTCATTATCGGTGGCTGCACATATCTGCCGCGGAACACTTCGGACATCATATACGTCATCGTCTGAGTGCAGAAGCATCACCACAGTCAAGAGGTAGGCCTATGTCACGGAACAATAGGCCTATCTCACGAAAatcggaaatgacgtcacaccgggtaaacattcttccggcgtagtcatttttgtattgccgtcaatgcaaaaatggatcgtttcttcgccacttccctggtgggtattcccaaattgcgattcgaagatgtgcagaagattgtggagacacactcagcaacaccacagcccaggctgacaaaggggtacaagttttttgtggaggagtttgtacacaattatcaaggtaagttgtctaaggtgttttgttgttgtcagtaggctactcaatggccgccttgctcattcatgttttgtgatgacaagcaaaccatttacgatccatataaatcgtcagaaatattgtctggatgtgaaatgtgtgtaaaatgatcatatttgttacgtgtagactataatattatgaatataattagccatggtggctatgaagtctccgtgtgtagcgttagcattttagc from the Gadus morhua chromosome 22, gadMor3.0, whole genome shotgun sequence genome contains:
- the btd gene encoding biotinidase; amino-acid sequence: METLTALTMDIRGFSITLCFLICVFPSSFGLNPDEVERLGRSSYIAAVYEHRVVLTPEPHLARTRAAALRHMRTNLDVFEEQARRASQQGVQILVFPEDGIHGFNFSRSSISSYLETVPDPRLESWNPCTQPGRYNNTDVLQRLSCMARCYSLYLVANMASLQPCPASTDPPTCPPDGRWQFNTDVVFSSDGQLVARYHKQNLYFEKAFDVPPSPELITFDTPFAGRFGVLTCFDLMFREPAVGLVERGVRQLVYPTAWMNQLPLLAAAQFQRAFSLGAGVTVLAANVRSDVLGMTGSGIFTPASALAHHHSFQGQPEEGRLLVARVPVLDPLWSGAEEEAAGGEVEDVGGDGSFWSVVESRHCKQEENNCLDSMASTPSPSPRPVTSSSPTFHSSMMYDLFTFARLPAVKGQLRVCQGTLCCYLQYRRSQPGGGELYALGAFAGTHTVNGRYALQVCALVRCAGQKATSCGQEVVEAESKMDFVLSGRFETPHVYPSLVVSGVKLEQPRHLDIKPTGTVTMAHSNMAAGLVTACLYGRMYHLDRV